A section of the Pseudomonas tritici genome encodes:
- the ampC gene encoding class C beta-lactamase — MNHHVQKIVLSTLLLGSGTCMAATDLRTLVDSRVAPLMQQQNIPGLSVAVVDKGQVQYFNYGVAAKDTQQPVTEDTLFEIGSLSKTFNATLGGYAQAIGTLKLSDKASAHVASLRGSAFDSISLLQLATYTPGGLPLQFPDAADSAETMLDYFQRWKPKYAPGEQRLYSNPSIGLFGYIAAQSLGQPFNDAMEKTLLPKLGLKNTYVSVPADKAGLYAQGYDKDQKPVRVSPGALDSEAYGVKTSTQDLARYVIANMHPDTLEKALQQAIATTHTGYYTVKGMTQGLGWESYPYPITLQALLDGNSTPMAMNPHKVNWLKPAQTHRAQVLFNKTGSTAGFGAYVAYVPAKDIGVVILANKNYPNAERVKVAHAILSAMDN; from the coding sequence ATGAACCATCACGTACAAAAAATTGTGCTATCAACCTTGCTGTTGGGCTCCGGCACCTGTATGGCCGCCACCGACCTGCGCACGCTCGTGGACAGCCGTGTTGCACCGCTGATGCAGCAACAGAACATTCCTGGCCTGTCGGTTGCCGTGGTGGATAAAGGCCAGGTGCAATACTTTAACTATGGCGTTGCCGCCAAAGACACCCAGCAGCCGGTTACCGAAGACACCCTGTTTGAAATCGGCTCATTGAGCAAAACCTTCAACGCCACTCTGGGCGGCTACGCCCAGGCCATCGGCACGCTCAAGCTTTCGGACAAGGCCAGCGCACACGTGGCCAGCCTGCGCGGCAGCGCTTTTGACAGCATCAGCCTGCTGCAATTGGCCACCTACACACCCGGTGGGCTGCCGCTGCAGTTTCCCGACGCGGCCGACAGCGCCGAGACCATGCTCGATTACTTCCAGCGCTGGAAACCCAAATACGCGCCCGGCGAACAGCGCCTCTACTCCAACCCGAGCATTGGCTTGTTTGGCTACATCGCCGCGCAAAGCCTCGGTCAGCCCTTCAACGACGCGATGGAAAAAACCCTGCTGCCCAAGCTGGGCTTGAAGAACACTTACGTGAGTGTGCCTGCCGACAAGGCAGGCCTCTATGCCCAGGGCTACGACAAGGATCAAAAACCGGTTCGCGTAAGCCCCGGCGCGCTGGACAGCGAAGCCTATGGCGTCAAGACCAGCACCCAGGACCTCGCGCGTTACGTCATCGCGAACATGCACCCGGACACCCTGGAAAAAGCGCTGCAGCAAGCCATCGCCACCACTCATACCGGCTACTACACCGTGAAGGGCATGACCCAGGGCCTGGGCTGGGAGTCCTACCCTTACCCGATCACGCTGCAAGCGTTGCTTGACGGCAACTCCACCCCAATGGCGATGAACCCGCACAAGGTCAACTGGCTGAAACCTGCTCAGACGCATCGTGCTCAGGTCCTGTTCAACAAGACTGGCTCTACCGCCGGGTTCGGTGCCTACGTGGCGTATGTGCCAGCCAAGGATATAGGCGTGGTGATCCTGGCGAACAAGAACTACCCGAACGCCGAACGCGTGAAGGTGGCGCATGCGATTCTGAGCGCTATGGATAACTGA
- a CDS encoding ATP-binding protein, translating to MLRLYIRLYIILALGLAGAIWLVNYTFDELLPEANETYNREALRGPAYGLVEQLRPVPAEAREVRLSELQQHYGLRLDLVQRDELALSQREQQLLAAGQLVVRGDFMEFIANIDGGPQLLNIKLPEEPKWLYLWAYGLLGLSLAIVLYFWVRPHWRDLEHIRLAAQRFGDNDLSSRILLPRRSTVRELAGHFNQMAERIESLIANQRELTNAVSHELRTPIARLSFELDQLKQQTDPRQRGELIADMYADLGELEDMVSELLTYASLERGATQVTRERIEAHSWLDSVIGSVALEAEAAGIQLSLRTCEVDFIQIEPRFMARAVINLLRNAIRYAERRVEVSLVKFGSGYEVRVCDDGPGVPEEGRSKIFQPFMRLDASRDRRTGGFGLGLALVQRVSQWHGGQVQVLDSEWGGASFRMTWAYAD from the coding sequence ATGCTGCGGCTCTATATCCGCCTGTACATCATCCTGGCGCTGGGCCTGGCGGGGGCAATCTGGCTGGTTAACTACACCTTCGATGAGTTGCTCCCCGAGGCCAACGAAACCTATAACCGCGAAGCCCTGCGCGGCCCCGCCTATGGCCTGGTCGAGCAATTGCGTCCTGTGCCGGCCGAGGCGCGCGAGGTGCGCCTGAGCGAATTGCAGCAGCATTACGGTCTGCGTCTGGACTTGGTGCAGCGCGATGAGTTGGCGCTGAGCCAACGCGAGCAGCAATTGCTCGCGGCCGGGCAATTAGTGGTACGTGGCGACTTCATGGAGTTCATCGCCAATATCGATGGCGGCCCCCAACTGCTCAATATCAAGCTGCCTGAAGAGCCTAAATGGTTGTACCTGTGGGCCTACGGCCTACTGGGATTGAGCTTGGCAATCGTGCTGTATTTCTGGGTTCGTCCGCACTGGCGCGACCTGGAGCATATTCGCCTGGCTGCACAGCGTTTCGGTGACAACGACCTCAGTTCCCGCATCCTGCTGCCACGCCGCTCCACCGTGCGCGAGCTGGCGGGGCACTTCAACCAGATGGCCGAGCGCATTGAAAGCTTGATCGCTAACCAGCGCGAGCTGACCAACGCCGTGTCCCACGAGTTGCGCACGCCGATTGCGCGCCTGTCGTTCGAACTCGACCAGCTCAAGCAACAGACCGACCCGCGCCAGCGCGGCGAATTGATCGCGGACATGTACGCTGACCTCGGCGAGCTGGAAGACATGGTCTCCGAGCTGCTCACCTACGCTAGCCTGGAACGCGGTGCCACCCAGGTCACCCGCGAGCGCATCGAAGCCCACAGCTGGCTCGACAGTGTGATCGGCAGCGTGGCCCTCGAAGCCGAAGCGGCCGGCATTCAACTGTCGCTGCGTACGTGCGAAGTGGACTTTATTCAGATCGAGCCGCGCTTTATGGCGCGAGCGGTGATCAACCTGCTGCGCAACGCGATCCGATACGCCGAGCGCCGTGTGGAGGTGTCGCTGGTCAAGTTCGGCAGCGGCTATGAAGTGCGGGTGTGTGATGACGGCCCCGGTGTGCCGGAGGAGGGCCGCTCGAAGATCTTCCAACCCTTCATGCGCCTCGACGCCAGCCGCGACCGTCGCACCGGCGGCTTCGGCCTTGGACTGGCGCTGGTACAACGGGTGTCGCAGTGGCACGGCGGCCAGGTGCAAGTGCTGGATTCGGAATGGGGCGGGGCGTCGTTCCGGATGACGTGGGCGTACGCCGATTAA
- a CDS encoding winged helix-turn-helix domain-containing protein: MENLGLGKVLLVEDDEKLAGLIAHFLSQHGFEVRVVHRGDEALAAFLDFKPKIVVLDLMLPGQSGLHVCRGIRTVSDTPIVILTAKEDDLDHILGLESGADDYVIKPIKPPVLLARLRALQRRQAPEPTVRGALAFGRLAIDRSCRVVSLGDDKIDLTTMEFELLWLLASNSGTILSRDDILNRMRGIAFDGLNRSVDVYISKLRGKLNDNPREPVCIKTIWGKGYLFNPFAWEV; this comes from the coding sequence ATGGAAAACCTGGGGTTGGGCAAGGTCTTGCTCGTTGAGGACGACGAAAAGCTGGCAGGGCTGATCGCGCACTTTCTGTCACAGCATGGTTTCGAGGTGCGCGTGGTGCATCGAGGCGATGAGGCTCTGGCGGCGTTCCTGGACTTCAAACCGAAGATTGTCGTGCTTGACCTGATGCTGCCCGGCCAGAGCGGCCTGCATGTGTGTCGCGGGATCCGCACGGTGTCCGACACGCCTATCGTGATCCTGACCGCCAAGGAAGATGACCTGGACCACATCCTCGGCCTGGAGTCTGGTGCCGACGACTACGTGATCAAGCCGATCAAGCCCCCGGTGCTGCTCGCACGCCTGCGCGCCCTGCAGCGGCGGCAGGCGCCAGAGCCGACGGTGCGCGGGGCCCTCGCTTTCGGGCGGTTGGCCATCGACCGCAGTTGCCGGGTGGTCAGCCTGGGGGATGACAAGATCGACCTCACCACCATGGAATTCGAGCTGTTGTGGCTGCTGGCGAGCAACTCGGGGACGATCCTGTCCCGTGATGACATCCTCAACCGCATGCGCGGTATCGCGTTCGACGGCCTCAACCGCAGTGTCGATGTGTACATCAGCAAACTGCGCGGCAAACTCAACGACAACCCGCGCGAACCGGTGTGCATCAAGACCATCTGGGGCAAGGGCTACCTGTTCAATCCGTTTGCGTGGGAGGTCTAG
- a CDS encoding class I adenylate-forming enzyme family protein: MFLYHDVIEKIAAKHPEKCAVVVDGIRYTYEMLRTRTLQIAHVLVANGVHPGDRVALYSPICFDLIAAYLAVLRTGAITAATHPTYSREKLVYQLKHTGAKVLITQGCNALETLHLETDVDRIILIGNDETLHPEIVSLDRAVSTPDTQAAALPDLQDDTRITSIFYTSGSTFNPKGVVVNHRIMAAATSAVTAYLNNTPDDVILSYSTLASDYGVYNILMPLYFGGTSVIESLPPTDADDVLEVVKREGVTGMHVFPPIFFLLAATKEHWRQQLPTLRYISSSGQPLYSRHIERIRAALPDVQIFSNYGLTECKRVSYLPPEEIDRRPTSVGKALPGVRVFIVNDDGEQITQPNTIGELWVTSDYLMLEYWQMPEATHSAIKTHVFGEARLYRTGDLFKKDDRGFLYYIARKDDVFARNIWNVNPREIEQCLASHPAVAQVVVMPVADESAGFLPKAFVVLERDHDSTCEAALKEHCKRLMDWHMVPAQWAFMDALPQTDSGKTTGKGLA; this comes from the coding sequence ATGTTCTTGTATCACGACGTCATCGAGAAGATCGCGGCAAAACACCCCGAAAAGTGCGCTGTCGTTGTTGATGGAATCCGTTACACCTATGAAATGCTTCGCACACGGACGCTACAAATAGCCCATGTATTAGTCGCCAACGGCGTTCATCCGGGAGATCGCGTCGCCCTGTATTCCCCGATTTGCTTCGACCTGATCGCGGCCTATCTCGCCGTCCTGCGTACCGGTGCTATTACCGCCGCCACACACCCGACTTACAGCCGCGAAAAACTGGTGTATCAGCTCAAGCATACTGGCGCGAAAGTTCTGATCACCCAAGGCTGCAATGCCCTGGAAACGCTGCACCTGGAAACCGATGTCGATCGCATCATTCTGATCGGCAACGATGAAACACTGCACCCGGAAATAGTCTCTCTGGACCGTGCAGTATCGACACCGGACACTCAGGCGGCCGCACTTCCCGACCTGCAGGACGATACTCGCATCACGTCGATTTTCTATACGTCCGGCTCCACCTTCAACCCGAAGGGCGTGGTGGTCAACCATCGCATCATGGCCGCGGCGACAAGCGCCGTTACCGCTTATCTGAACAACACGCCGGACGATGTGATCCTCAGCTATTCCACATTGGCCTCTGACTACGGCGTGTACAACATCTTGATGCCCTTGTACTTCGGCGGCACATCGGTCATTGAGAGCTTGCCACCGACAGATGCGGACGATGTTCTTGAAGTGGTGAAACGTGAAGGCGTAACCGGCATGCACGTCTTCCCGCCCATATTTTTCCTGCTTGCCGCGACCAAAGAGCACTGGCGACAGCAACTGCCCACGCTGCGCTATATTTCCAGCAGCGGTCAGCCGTTGTATTCCCGTCATATAGAACGTATTCGCGCTGCACTTCCCGACGTTCAAATCTTCTCCAATTATGGTCTGACTGAATGCAAACGCGTCAGTTATTTGCCACCTGAAGAAATTGATAGACGCCCTACTTCTGTTGGCAAGGCTTTGCCCGGTGTTCGCGTATTCATTGTCAATGATGACGGCGAACAAATAACACAGCCGAACACTATCGGTGAACTTTGGGTGACCAGTGATTACTTGATGCTTGAATATTGGCAAATGCCTGAAGCCACTCACTCAGCCATAAAAACACACGTATTCGGTGAAGCGAGACTTTATCGCACAGGCGACCTTTTCAAGAAAGACGACCGAGGCTTTCTCTATTATATAGCGCGCAAGGATGATGTATTTGCTCGCAACATATGGAATGTGAACCCACGCGAGATAGAGCAGTGCCTGGCCTCCCACCCCGCCGTCGCCCAAGTGGTTGTAATGCCGGTAGCCGACGAGTCTGCGGGTTTTTTGCCCAAGGCATTTGTAGTACTGGAACGAGACCACGATTCAACTTGCGAAGCCGCATTAAAGGAGCATTGCAAACGGCTGATGGACTGGCACATGGTCCCGGCGCAATGGGCATTCATGGATGCGTTGCCTCAAACCGATTCCGGAAAGACCACCGGTAAAGGCTTGGCTTGA
- a CDS encoding ectoine synthase yields the protein MFVRSKADIENTAHFVEWGAGTSHRLLTEKDQMGYTVCHTVVRAGTESLLHYRNHLEACYCIAGNGEVEDMNGNVYQIRPGDMYVLDQHDRHYLRGGQDEDLVLVSVFNPPLRGDERHNLSDTSGSSY from the coding sequence ATGTTTGTTCGCAGCAAAGCCGATATTGAAAACACCGCCCACTTTGTTGAGTGGGGTGCTGGAACCAGCCACCGCCTGCTGACGGAAAAAGACCAGATGGGCTATACCGTCTGCCATACCGTCGTGCGCGCAGGCACCGAGTCTCTGCTGCATTACCGTAATCACTTGGAAGCCTGTTATTGCATTGCAGGTAACGGTGAGGTTGAAGATATGAACGGCAACGTCTATCAGATCCGCCCAGGGGACATGTATGTGCTGGACCAGCATGACCGCCATTACCTGCGCGGTGGTCAGGACGAGGACCTGGTACTGGTGAGTGTGTTCAACCCGCCGCTCAGGGGCGATGAGCGCCACAACCTCAGCGACACCTCTGGCTCAAGCTATTGA
- a CDS encoding MFS transporter: protein MRKDYLAFFISLFLSRLADQILLFIVPLIVFQTTNSVAWAGLAFFVESLPRYLAFPVCGALCDKFSPVRILHISQVYRALACVVAVALYGVFDGIYWLVALSALCGVLTTQGIMAREVVMPHIFKHYTYAKTLSYSQIADQSGLVLGPLVAALMLEVWAWHWVVLGVAGLFVLADLAMRAWQRNTTVNLESFEQHQDIWLQPLRIAFGHIRNLPELKRIIALAVGVNLIIGVTLATSAAMVTGQFAAGKDAYALLQAAGAVVTIAILFYLARATLSLKVLGGLSYSMIGAGALVMAVSPTLWAYTVGFLLVTGFDKMFNVYMRSTRQRVIPVQDFGKTVGVITLLNNLAQPLAGLAIAVLAAPLSTQTVILLLTGITALIGVAVASGWHATVKAEFDVG from the coding sequence ATGCGCAAGGATTACCTGGCTTTTTTTATCTCACTGTTCCTGTCACGGCTGGCGGACCAGATCCTGCTGTTTATCGTGCCGCTGATTGTGTTCCAGACCACCAACAGCGTCGCGTGGGCCGGGTTGGCGTTTTTCGTCGAATCGCTGCCGCGCTACCTGGCCTTTCCCGTCTGTGGAGCGTTGTGCGATAAATTCTCGCCGGTGCGCATCCTGCATATCAGCCAGGTTTACCGCGCACTGGCGTGCGTGGTGGCCGTAGCGCTTTACGGGGTGTTTGACGGTATCTATTGGCTGGTGGCCCTGTCTGCGCTGTGCGGCGTACTGACGACGCAAGGCATCATGGCTCGCGAAGTCGTGATGCCACACATCTTCAAGCATTACACCTACGCCAAGACCTTGTCCTACTCACAAATAGCCGACCAGAGCGGCCTGGTGCTGGGGCCGCTGGTAGCGGCGTTGATGTTGGAGGTGTGGGCCTGGCATTGGGTAGTGCTGGGGGTTGCCGGGTTGTTTGTGCTGGCAGATCTGGCGATGCGGGCCTGGCAGCGCAACACCACGGTGAATCTTGAGAGTTTTGAACAGCATCAGGACATCTGGCTGCAACCGCTGCGCATCGCATTCGGGCATATCCGCAACCTGCCAGAGCTGAAGCGCATCATTGCCCTCGCGGTCGGCGTGAACCTGATCATCGGCGTGACGCTGGCCACGTCGGCGGCGATGGTCACGGGTCAATTCGCCGCCGGCAAGGATGCCTATGCGTTGCTACAGGCGGCCGGCGCAGTGGTCACCATCGCTATCCTGTTTTACCTGGCGCGCGCCACGCTGTCGTTGAAAGTGCTGGGCGGGCTGTCGTATTCAATGATCGGGGCCGGGGCCCTGGTCATGGCGGTCAGCCCCACGCTTTGGGCTTACACCGTGGGATTCCTGCTGGTCACCGGTTTCGACAAAATGTTCAACGTGTATATGCGCAGCACACGTCAACGGGTCATTCCGGTGCAAGACTTCGGTAAAACGGTGGGCGTGATCACGTTGCTCAACAACCTGGCACAGCCATTGGCCGGTCTTGCGATTGCCGTACTCGCCGCGCCCTTGAGTACCCAGACGGTGATCCTGCTGCTGACCGGGATCACCGCGCTGATCGGCGTGGCCGTCGCGTCAGGCTGGCACGCCACTGTGAAAGCGGAATTCGATGTCGGGTGA
- a CDS encoding tRNA-(ms[2]io[6]A)-hydroxylase: MNLPEIHEFLGCRTPDAWVQAALADQETLLIDHKNCEFKAASTALSLMAKYHGHVDLINMMSRLAREELVHHEQVMRLIKKRKVELRQLHAGRYASGLRKVVRSHEPVKLVDTLVVGAFIEARSCERFEALVPHLDEELGKFYFGLLKSEARHFQGYLKLAYQYGDAKDIAQVIERVRAAEQELIESPDIEFRFHSGVPA; encoded by the coding sequence ATGAACCTGCCAGAAATCCACGAATTCCTCGGTTGCCGCACCCCTGACGCTTGGGTCCAGGCCGCGCTGGCCGATCAGGAAACCCTGCTGATCGACCACAAGAACTGCGAATTCAAAGCCGCCAGCACCGCCCTGAGCCTGATGGCCAAGTACCACGGCCATGTTGACCTGATCAACATGATGTCGCGCCTGGCCCGCGAAGAGCTGGTACACCATGAGCAAGTCATGCGTTTGATCAAAAAGCGCAAGGTCGAGCTACGGCAGCTGCACGCCGGGCGCTATGCCTCGGGTTTGCGCAAAGTCGTGCGCAGCCATGAGCCGGTCAAACTGGTTGACACGCTGGTGGTGGGTGCCTTTATCGAAGCGCGCAGTTGCGAGCGTTTCGAAGCATTGGTGCCGCATTTGGACGAAGAACTCGGCAAGTTCTACTTTGGCTTGCTGAAAAGCGAGGCGCGGCACTTCCAGGGTTACCTGAAGCTGGCGTACCAGTATGGCGACGCCAAGGATATCGCTCAGGTGATCGAGCGGGTGAGGGCGGCCGAGCAAGAGCTGATCGAGTCACCCGACATCGAATTCCGCTTTCACAGTGGCGTGCCAGCCTGA
- a CDS encoding universal stress protein, protein MQAIRSILVVIEPEHSESLALKRAKLIAGVTGAHLHLLVCDKKHEHSALLALLKSGLQEDGYSVSTEQAWNDSLHETIIDVQQAEGCGLVIKQHFPDSPLKKALLTPADWKLLRYCPSAVLLVKTAKPWMSGVILAAIDVGNTDADHRTLHNSIIDHGFDIASLAKAQLHVISAHPSPMLSAADPTFQLKETIEARYREQCKAFQTEFDVDDSHLHIEEGPADVLIPFAAHKWQAAVTIIGTVARTGITGALIGNTAEVILDAVESDVLVLKPDTLMDQLEELASKP, encoded by the coding sequence ATGCAAGCCATCCGCAGCATCCTGGTGGTCATCGAACCCGAGCATTCGGAAAGCCTGGCCCTCAAGCGCGCCAAGCTGATCGCCGGGGTCACTGGCGCGCACTTGCATTTGCTGGTCTGCGACAAGAAGCATGAGCACTCGGCGCTTCTGGCGCTGCTGAAGTCGGGCTTGCAGGAAGACGGCTACAGCGTCAGCACCGAGCAGGCCTGGAATGACAGCCTGCATGAAACCATTATCGATGTGCAGCAAGCCGAGGGTTGTGGCTTGGTGATCAAGCAGCATTTCCCCGACAGCCCGCTGAAAAAAGCCCTGCTGACGCCCGCTGACTGGAAGCTGCTGCGCTATTGCCCGTCGGCAGTGCTGCTGGTCAAGACGGCTAAGCCGTGGATGAGCGGTGTGATCCTGGCGGCGATCGATGTGGGCAACACCGATGCAGACCATCGGACGCTGCACAATTCAATCATCGACCATGGTTTTGATATCGCCAGCCTGGCCAAGGCGCAGTTGCATGTCATCAGCGCCCACCCGTCGCCGATGTTGTCGGCGGCAGACCCGACCTTCCAACTCAAGGAAACCATCGAGGCGCGTTATCGCGAGCAATGTAAGGCGTTTCAGACAGAGTTCGATGTGGACGACTCACACTTGCACATTGAGGAAGGCCCGGCGGATGTGCTGATCCCGTTCGCCGCCCATAAGTGGCAGGCGGCGGTGACGATTATCGGCACCGTGGCGCGCACCGGGATTACCGGAGCGCTGATCGGCAATACGGCGGAGGTGATACTGGATGCAGTGGAAAGTGATGTGTTGGTGCTCAAGCCTGACACGCTGATGGATCAGCTGGAGGAACTGGCCAGCAAGCCCTGA
- a CDS encoding DUF1289 domain-containing protein, with product MSNQTIKTPCVGLCSTVYGDLVCRGCKRFHHEVIQWNGYNEEEKRAVWLRLEQLLVQVMAGKVEVFDPKTLRGQLEQRKIRFVPHQSEYCWAYQLIARGARVISNLEAYGMVLLPEFRDWPLPDLRDAIDREFFILSEAHYQRYIAPNFLKDALGH from the coding sequence ATGTCCAACCAAACCATCAAGACTCCCTGCGTCGGCCTGTGCTCCACGGTTTACGGCGATCTCGTGTGCCGTGGTTGCAAGCGTTTCCACCACGAAGTGATCCAGTGGAACGGCTATAACGAAGAAGAAAAACGCGCGGTCTGGCTGCGGTTGGAGCAGCTGTTGGTGCAGGTAATGGCCGGCAAAGTCGAGGTATTCGACCCCAAGACCCTGCGTGGGCAGTTGGAGCAGCGCAAGATTCGCTTTGTGCCGCATCAATCCGAGTATTGCTGGGCGTACCAGTTGATCGCCCGTGGTGCGCGGGTTATTTCCAACTTGGAGGCTTACGGCATGGTGCTGTTGCCGGAGTTTCGCGATTGGCCCTTGCCGGACCTGCGCGATGCCATTGATCGGGAGTTTTTTATCCTGTCGGAGGCGCACTACCAGCGCTATATCGCGCCAAACTTTTTGAAGGATGCACTGGGGCACTGA
- the acnB gene encoding bifunctional aconitate hydratase 2/2-methylisocitrate dehydratase has product MLEAYRKHIEERAALGIVPQPLNAEQTAGLVELLKNPPAGEEEFLVDLITNRIPPGVDEAAYVKAGFLSALAKGEATSPLIDKKRAVELLGTMQGGYNIVTLVDLLDDAELAPVAAAQLKHTLLMFDAFHDVAEKARNGNDHAKAVIQSWADGEWFRNRPTLADKISLRVFKVTGETNTDDLSPAPDAWSRPDIPLHALAMLKMAREGIVPDEQGKTGPMKQIEEMRGQGFPIAYVGDVVGTGSSRKSATNSVLWFFGDDVPYVPNKRAGGFCFGSKIAPIFYNTMEDAGALPIEFDVTNMNMGDVIDLYPHAGKVCKHGTDEVITTFEMKTPVLLDEVRAGGRIPLIIGRGLTDKARAELGLGPTDLFKLPEAPVDTGKGFTLAQKMVGKACGLPEGKGVRPGTYCEPKMTTVGSQDTTGPMTRDELKDLACLGFSTDLVMQSFCHTAAYPKPIDVTTHHTLPDFIMTRGGVSLRPGDGIIHSWLNRMLLPDTVGTGGDSHTRFPMGISFPAGSGLVAFAAATGVMPLDMPESILVRFKGKMKPGITLRDLVHAIPYYAIQSGLLTVEKKGKKNAFSGRILEIEGLNDLTLEQAFELSDASAERSAAGCTIKLSKESITEYLNSNITLLRWMIGEGYGDPRTLERRAQAMEAWVANPELMEADADAEYAEVIEIDLADINEPILCAPNDPDDARLLSSVAGEKIDEVFIGSCMTNIGHFRAAGKLLEQVKGQLPTRLWLSPPTKMDAHQLTEEGYYGIYGKAGARMEMPGCSLCMGNQARVEPNSTVVSTSTRNFPNRLGDGANVYLASAELAAVASTLGRLPTVEEYMGYAAKLDTMASDVYRYLNFDQIAEFRKIAASANIPVIQA; this is encoded by the coding sequence GTGCTTGAAGCCTACCGCAAACATATCGAAGAGCGTGCAGCCCTGGGTATTGTTCCCCAGCCGCTTAACGCCGAACAAACCGCAGGCCTGGTTGAGCTGCTGAAAAATCCTCCGGCTGGCGAAGAAGAATTCCTCGTTGACCTGATCACCAACCGCATTCCACCAGGCGTTGACGAAGCTGCCTACGTCAAGGCCGGTTTCCTGTCTGCCCTGGCCAAGGGCGAAGCCACTTCCCCCCTGATCGACAAGAAACGCGCCGTTGAACTGCTTGGCACCATGCAAGGCGGCTACAACATCGTGACACTGGTTGATCTGCTGGACGACGCCGAGCTGGCACCTGTCGCCGCCGCCCAACTCAAGCACACCCTGCTGATGTTCGATGCGTTCCACGACGTGGCCGAAAAAGCCCGCAATGGCAACGATCACGCCAAAGCCGTGATCCAGTCCTGGGCAGACGGCGAGTGGTTCCGCAACCGCCCGACCCTGGCCGACAAGATCAGCCTGCGCGTGTTCAAGGTCACCGGCGAAACCAACACCGACGACCTGTCCCCTGCCCCGGACGCCTGGTCCCGCCCTGACATCCCGCTGCACGCCCTGGCCATGCTGAAAATGGCTCGCGAAGGCATCGTGCCGGACGAGCAAGGCAAGACCGGCCCGATGAAGCAGATCGAAGAGATGCGCGGCCAAGGCTTCCCGATCGCCTACGTCGGTGACGTGGTCGGTACCGGTTCTTCGCGTAAATCCGCGACCAACTCCGTACTGTGGTTCTTCGGTGACGACGTTCCTTACGTGCCGAACAAGCGCGCTGGCGGCTTCTGCTTCGGCAGCAAGATCGCTCCTATCTTCTACAACACCATGGAAGATGCTGGCGCACTGCCAATCGAATTCGACGTTACCAACATGAACATGGGCGACGTGATCGACCTGTACCCGCATGCTGGCAAAGTCTGCAAACACGGCACCGACGAAGTCATCACCACCTTCGAAATGAAGACCCCGGTGCTGTTGGACGAAGTCCGCGCCGGCGGCCGTATCCCGCTGATCATCGGTCGTGGCTTGACCGACAAGGCGCGTGCTGAACTGGGCCTGGGCCCTACCGACCTGTTCAAGCTGCCTGAAGCGCCTGTCGACACCGGCAAAGGTTTCACCCTGGCACAGAAAATGGTCGGCAAGGCGTGCGGTCTGCCAGAAGGCAAAGGCGTTCGCCCTGGCACCTACTGCGAACCGAAGATGACCACCGTGGGTTCCCAGGACACCACCGGTCCGATGACCCGTGACGAACTGAAAGACCTGGCGTGCCTGGGCTTCTCGACCGATCTGGTAATGCAGTCGTTCTGCCATACCGCGGCCTATCCAAAGCCGATCGACGTGACCACCCACCACACCCTGCCTGACTTCATCATGACCCGTGGCGGCGTATCGCTGCGTCCAGGCGACGGCATCATCCACAGCTGGCTGAACCGCATGCTGCTGCCGGACACCGTCGGTACCGGCGGTGACTCCCACACCCGTTTCCCGATGGGCATCTCGTTCCCGGCCGGTTCTGGCCTGGTGGCGTTTGCCGCGGCCACTGGCGTAATGCCACTGGACATGCCGGAATCGATCCTGGTGCGCTTCAAAGGCAAAATGAAACCTGGCATCACCCTGCGTGACCTGGTTCATGCCATTCCTTACTACGCGATCCAATCGGGTCTGCTGACGGTAGAGAAGAAAGGCAAGAAGAACGCCTTCTCCGGCCGCATCCTGGAAATCGAAGGCCTGAACGACCTGACGCTGGAACAGGCTTTCGAGCTGTCCGACGCCTCGGCCGAACGTTCCGCTGCCGGTTGCACCATCAAGCTGTCGAAAGAGTCGATCACCGAGTACCTGAACTCCAACATCACCCTGCTGCGCTGGATGATCGGTGAAGGCTACGGCGACCCGCGCACCCTGGAACGTCGCGCCCAAGCGATGGAAGCCTGGGTTGCCAACCCAGAGCTGATGGAAGCCGATGCCGACGCGGAATACGCCGAAGTCATCGAGATCGACCTGGCCGACATCAACGAGCCGATCCTCTGTGCACCGAACGACCCGGACGATGCCCGTCTGCTGTCCAGCGTTGCCGGTGAGAAGATCGACGAAGTGTTCATCGGTTCGTGCATGACCAACATCGGTCACTTCCGCGCTGCCGGTAAGCTGCTGGAGCAGGTCAAGGGTCAGCTGCCAACCCGTCTGTGGCTGTCGCCGCCGACCAAGATGGACGCTCACCAACTGACCGAGGAAGGCTACTACGGCATCTACGGCAAGGCTGGCGCGCGCATGGAAATGCCGGGCTGCTCGCTGTGCATGGGTAACCAGGCACGTGTAGAGCCGAACTCGACCGTTGTGTCGACGTCGACCCGTAACTTCCCGAACCGTCTGGGTGACGGCGCTAACGTCTACCTGGCTTCTGCCGAGCTGGCAGCAGTGGCGTCTACCCTGGGTCGCCTGCCGACCGTCGAAGAGTACATGGGCTACGCAGCGAAACTGGACACCATGGCCAGTGACGTCTACCGCTACCTGAACTTCGACCAGATCGCTGAGTTCCGCAAGATCGCAGCAAGCGCCAACATCCCGGTGATTCAAGCCTAA